The sequence AATCTCGTGGTGCAGGGCCGCTGCGAAGACCTGCAGCACCCGGTCACCCTGCCCGTGCCCTTCCACGTCATTGACCTGCTTGAAGCCGTCCAGGTCGATGAGGGCGAGGGTGAAGGACCCGCCGGTCTGCACGCGGGCGGCAAGTTCATCGTCGAACGCGCGGCGGTTCGGGATGCCGGTCAGCGGGTCCTGCCGGGCGGCCTGCTGACTGGCGTCAAGGGTGGTCTGGCGGACCAGGGCGGCGCGGACGCTCCGGCCGGCGGCGTCCAGCAGGGCGCGGTCACTGGCGCGCCACGCGTCGCGGCTGCCCCGCTCGGCACGCACGGCGATCAGGAGGTACGTGGTGTCACCGTGCTGCCCGAGCGGCACCCACGCCGCGGCTTTCAGTCCTGCGGCCACGCCGTCCGGCAGGGCGCCCGGGTGCGTGGCGTAGTCGTCGAGGTACGTGGTTTTCGTGACGTGACGCAGGCTGCGGGTGACCCCGCCCGCCAGGGCGGGCAGGCGCTCGGCAAAGTCCAGCAGGGCGGGGTTGGTGCCGGGCTGGTGGTGCGCGACCTGAATGGTCATCTGATCGTTCTGGAACGCGATGAGGCCCGTCCAGTCGGCGTACACTGCTTCGCCCAGCGCGCCGGCGACGGTCAGGGTGACTTCCTGTGGGGTGAGGCTGGCGTCGAGCAGGGCGTTGATGTGTTCCAGCACCTCGGCGTGCGCCACGACCTGCTGCAGGTCGTGCAGCTGGTGCTTCTGGCTGCTCACGTGACCTTCCAGCGTGCGGACCTGCAGGCGCAGTTCGAGTTCATCCACGGCCAGGGCGGCGAGGTCCTGAAGGGCCGCTTCGTCCTCGGGGTCCAGGGTGCGGGGTTCGGAGCTGAAAACGCACAGTGTACCGATGTTATGCCCGCCTGGCGTGATGAGGGGGGCGCCGGCGTACATGCGGACCTGCGGGTCGCCCAGCACCATGCGGCTGTTCCTGAATCTGGGGTCCTGCCGGGCGTCGGGGACGCTCAGGACGCTGTCGCCCAGGATGGTCCAGGCGCACAGTGAATCTTCACGCGGGGCGGCGGTGTCGCAGACGCCGAAACAGGATTTCCCCCATTGCCGGTCCTGATCCACGAAGTTCAGGGCGACGCCGGGGACACGCAGCGTCCGCGCTGTCAGGCGGGTCAGGCGGTCGAAGGTCTCCTCGCTGGCGGTGTCGAGAATGTCGTACCGCGCGAGCGCCAGCAGGCGCGCGTATTCCTGCTCTGGCAGTGGGGCGCTCGTCATGGGTGGAGTGTACCGGCGCCTTCCTTTCAGAGTTCTTGCTTGGCCACTGCGGCGCGCACACACTGGGGCCTTCATGTGAACTTCAGTCCGTCACACTCCCGGCCTGAGGAGGTCACCAACGGTCGTTCATGCGTTTATGGCCCGCCGCGCCAGTGGGCTGCGTGAGCATGGCGGCGCAACACCCGGCAGAACAAGGAGGCAAGATGACCGCGTTGAACGAACTGAAGGACCTGTACGTTGAGCAGCTTCGTGACCTGCACTCGGCGGAAACGCAGCTGCTGACCGCCCTGCCCAGGATGGAGGCGGCGGCCACGGACCCTCAGCTGAAAGCCGGTTTTCACCTGCACCTGGAGCAGACCCAGCAGCAGGTGAACCGTCTGGAGTCCATCTTCGCTGATCTGGGTGTGTCGCCGGGCGGTCACGTGTGCAAGGCCATGCAGGGCCTGATCGCTGAGGGTGCGGAGATGATCGGGACGCAGGCGCCGCCCGCCGTGAAGGACGCCGGCCTGATCGCCTGCGCGCAGCGCGTGGAGCACTACGAGATCGCCGGGTACGGCACGGTGGCGCGTTACGCGCAGGTCCTGGGGTTGCAGCAGCACCTGGAGACGCTGCGCGCCACCGAGGTGGAGGAGAAGCAGACGGACACCAAACTGACTGAACTGTCCGACACCATCAACCAGGCTGCCCTGCGCGGCTGAAGCAGGGTCGGCTATTTGTCCGTGGCACCGCCCGGTCTGCCTCTCAGGGCGGGCCGGGCGGTCCCCGTGTGATGGCCGGTGCCGGCGGGGGTGCGGTGCTGCCGCGCTGGATCAGGCGGGCCGTCAGCACGACGTGCGGGCCGGGCAGCTCGCCGTGGCCGAGCAGCGCGAGCATCTGGCGGGCGGCCTGCTCGGCCATGGCTTCGACGGGCTGTTCGAGGACGGTGATGGGCGGGTCCACGAGGCTCGTCCAGGGGTAGTTGTCGAAGGTGACGAGACTCAGGTCATGCGGGAGGCGCAGGCCGCGTTCACGCAGCGCGCGGTACGCGCCGGACGCCTGCGCGCCGGTCAGCGCAATCAGGGCGGTGGGGGGCGCGGGCAGGTTCAGCAGGTCGTGGGTCAGGCGGTAGGCGGTGTCTTCGGTGAGCAGTGTGATCTGCTGGTATTCGGCCGGTACGGTGAGGCCCAGGGCGTTCATGATGTCGGGAAAGGCGCGGCTGCGTTCCTCGGGGTGAATCACCGGGTGGTACGTGCCGAGCGCGGCGATGCGGCGGTGGCCCAGGGCGTGCAGGTGGGTCACGGCCTCGCGCATGGCGCCGGCGTTGTCGAGGGTGACGCTGGGCGCGTCGTGGTGGGGCGGGCGGTAGTCGAATTCGGTGATGGCGACGCCGCGCGAGAGGAGCCGGGCGAGGTACTCGTGACTGTCCTGCCCGTAGCCGGGGCGGAGCATGATGCCCGCGACGCGCTGACCGTACAGGCGGCGCAGTTCGGGCAGTTCGCGCTGGGCGCTGTATTCGTTCTCGCTGAGGATCAGGGTGTAGCCGGCTTCGGCCAGGACGTGGGCGGTGGTGCGGGCGAACTGCGCGAAGAAAGGTTCGAGAATGCTGCCGACGATCAGGCCGACGGTGGTGCTCTGGCCGCCGCGGAGGCTGCCGGCGCGCTGGTCGGGTTCGTAGTGCAGCTGCGCGATGGCCTGCTGGACGCGGGCGAGGGTGTCCGGCGTGAGTTTGTCGGGCTCTTTCAGGGCGCGTTTGGCGGTGGTGGGGGAGACGCCGGCCAAGCGGGCGACGTCCTGAATGGTAGACACGCGTGAATTGTAGGTGCTGGCGCCCTCCGCACTCAAGGGGTGGACTCGAGACCATTTTCACTTGTTGCCTCCAGGGGTAGCACCTGTAGACAGATCGAAAGAGGTATGGTTCACTAATGGACACGAGACCATTCGCTTTGATTCAGGTGAGCCGTCACCTGAAACCGCGCTGCTGACCCGGACGCGGCCGCCCCACGTCACTGCCCCACGCCGGGCAGCTTCACCTGGAGGAACCCCATGCACCGAATTGCCCTGCTGGCCCTGACCGCCGCCCTGAGCACCCAGGCCACCGCCGCGACCATCACCATCGCTACCGTGAACAACCCTGACATGGTCACCATGCAGAAGCTCACCCCCGAGTTCAACAAGAAATACCCGGACATCCAGGTCAAGTGGGTCACCCTCCCCGAAAACGAACTGCGGCAGAAAATCACCCTGGACGTCGCCAGCGGCGCCGGCTCCTTCGACATCGCCACCGTGGGCGCGTACGAAGTGCCGATCTGGGCCAAGAACGGCTGGCTTGCCCCCCTCACGCCGCTGTTCGCCAAGAACGCCGCCCTGGCCAAGAGCTACAACGTCGCCGACATTCTCCCAGGCGTCCGCTCGGCCCTCACCGTCAACGGCAACCTGTACGCCGTGCCCTTCTACGCCGAGAGCTCCATGACCTTCTACAACAAGGACCTCTTCAAGGCCGCCGGCCTCACCATGCCTGCCAACCCCACCTGGACGCAGGTGCAGACCTTCGCCAGCAAGATCCACAATCCCGCCAAGGGCGTGTACGGCGTGTGCCTGCGCGGCCTGCCCGGCTGGGGCGAGAACATGGCCCTGTTCTCCACCATGGTGAACACCTTCGGCGGCCGCTGGTTCGACCCGAGCTGGCAGGCGCAGCTGAACAGCCCGGCCTGGAAGAACGCCATGACCTTCTACGTGAATCTCGTCAAACGCTACGGCCCTCCCGGCGCCACCGGCAACGGCTTTACCGAGAACCTCACCCTGATGAGCCAGGGCAAGTGCGGCATGTGGGTGGACGCCACCGTCGCCGCCGGCTTCCTCAGCGATCCCAGCAGCAGCAAGATCACGAAGTCCGTCGGTTTCGCCGCCGCGCCCACCAGCACCACCCCCCGCGGCAGCAACTGGTACTGGAGCTGGAACCTCGCCATTCCCAAGAGCACCAAACAGGAAGACGCGGCCTTCAAGTTCATCACCTGGGCCACCAGCCAGGAGTACATCGCCCTGGTCGCCAAAACCAAGGGCACCTGGGCCAGCGTCCCCCCCGGCACCCGCACCAGCACGTACAGCAACGCCAACTACAAGAAGGCCGCCGGGGCGTTCAGCGGCCAGGTGCTCAGCGCCATCAACCGCGCCGACGTGAACAAGGCCACCAAGGACCCCGTGCCGTACACCGGCATCCAGTACGTCGCCATTCCTGAATTCCAGGCGCTCGGCACGCAGGTCGGCCAGTACCTCGCCGGCGCCCTGAGCGGCCAGTACAGCGTTGACCAGGCCCTGAAACTCGCCCAGGACGCCGCGACCAAAACCGCGCGCGAAGGCGGCTATCAGAAGTAAGGCGCCCCGCACCGCCACACCCGGGGAGGCCCGCGGCGACGCGCCCGGCCTCCCCAACCCGTCCCACCGCAGGAGGTGACCCCATGACCGCGACCGCCGCCGCCCACGCCGGTACACGCCCCTCACCCAAACGCGGACTGCGCCTGACGCCCATGGCCCTGATCTGGCCGGCGATGCTGTACCTGATCCTCACGACGCAGGTGCCGTTCTTCATGACGGTGTACTACTCCTTCTTCCGGTACAACCTCGCCATTCCCGGCGCGCGGCCCTTCGTGGGCCTGGACAACTACCGCAACCTGCTGAGTGACCCGCAGAACCTGCACATCCTCGGCAACACCGTCGTGCTGGCCGGCGGCACCCTGCTGCTCACGCTGCTGCTGGGCGCCACGCTGGCCCTGCTGCTCAACCGGGACTTCCCCGGGCGGGCCCTGCTGCGCACCCTGCTGATCTCGTCGTTCCTGATCATGCCGGTCGTCACGGCCGTCGTGTGGAAGAACATGCTCCTGAACCCCGTGTTCGGCTTCTTCTCCTGGCTCGTCACCCGGCTGGGCGGCCACCCCGTCGACTGGCTGGCGCAGTACCCCATGGCGAGCGTCATCGGCATGATCACCTGGGAGTGGACGCCCTTCGCCATGCTGATCCTCCTGACCGGCCTGCAGAGCCTCCCGGACGACCAGCTTGAAGCCGCGCGCCTCGACGGCGCCAGCCCCTGGCAGGAATTCCGGTACGTGGTGCTGCCCCACTGGACGCAGGCGATCCAGGTGGTGGTCCTGATGGAAACCATCGCGCTGCTGCAGGTGTACGGCGAGATCTACGGCTCCACGTCCGGCGGACCCGGCATCGCCACCACGAACCTGCCGTACTTCATCTACCAGAAGGCCTTCGCCGAGTACAACATCGGCCTCGCCAGCGCCGCAGGCGTGATCACCGTGGTGCTCACGAACCTGCTCGCCGTGTACCTGCTGAAACTCATCAGCCGCACCCACAGCGGCCGGGGAGACTGACCATGCCCGCACCCCACCTGCCCCGTCACCGCCTGCAGGGCGGCCTGCTGACCCTGCTCACCTACCTGCTCGCCCTGGCGTTCCTGTTCCCGCTGGTGTGGATGTTCATGGCCGCCTTCAAGACCGAAGCGCAGGCCTTCGCCGTTCCGCCCGTGTTCGTCTTCACGCCCGTCTTCGAGAACTTCCAGCACGCCCTGGGCAGTTACTTTCCGGCGCTGCGCAACTCGCTTGTGGCCGCAGTGGGCAGCACCGTGCTCGCGTTCATCCTGGGCCTGCCGGCCGCCTTCGCGCTCGCGGTGTACCCCACCCGGCGCGCGCAGGGCGTGCTCACGTGGATGCTCTCCACGAAATTCATGCCGGCCGTCGGCGTGATCGTGCCGCTGTTCCTGCTGTTCCGCAACCTCCACCTGCTCGACACCCTCCCGGGACTGATCCTGATGTACACCACCATGAACCTCCCGCTGGTCGTGTGGATGATGCACTCCTACATGACCGAGATCCCCTACGCCATCTACGAGGCCGCGAAGGTGGACGGCGCCAGCGTCGCCCAGGAGTTCTTCGGCATTGCCATGCCGCTCTCCACGCCCGGCATGGCCGCCACCGCCCTGCTGTGCCTGATTTTCGCGTGGAACGAGGTGTTCTTCGCCCTGAACCTCACGAACAGCGACGCGGCGCCGCTGAGCGTATTCATCAGCCAGTTCAAGACCAGCGAGGGCCTGTTCTGGGCGCAGATGAGCGCCGCCGCCACCCTCACCGTGCTGCCGGTCCTGATCTTCGGCTGGGTGGCGCAGCGTCAACTGGTGCGCGGCCTGAGCTTCGGAGCTGTGAAATGACCCGCACCATGCCCGCCGCCGTGATCACCGCCCCCGGCCAGGTGGAGCAGCGCGAACTGCCCGTCCCTGACCCCGGCCCCGGCCAGGTGCGGATCCGCGTTCACGCCACCGGCGTGTGCGGCACCGACCTGCACCTGCTGCACGGCCATTTCGGCGCGCAGTTCCCGCTGGTCGCCGGCCACGAGATCAGCGGCACCGTCGACGCCGTGGGCGCCGGCGTGCTGAACGTCCGGGAGGGCGACCCCGTCACCGTGGACCCCAACCTGTACTGCGGGCAGTGCCACGCCTGCCAGCGCGGCCTGTTCCAGCACTGCGAGCACCACGAGGCGCTCGGGGTCACGCTGCCCGGCGGCTTCGCCACCCACACCCTGTGCCCCGCCACGAACGTGTACCCCGCCCACGGCCTCACCCTGGACCAGGCGGCGTTCGCAGAACCGCTGGGCTGCGTGGCGTGGGGCATGCAGCGCCTGCGGCCCCGCCCCGGCAGCACCGCCCTGGTGTTCGGCGCGGGCGCCATCGGGCTGCTGCTCATGCAGGGCCTCCAGGCGAGCGGCTGCAGCCGCGTGACCGTCGTGGATCCCGTCGAGGGCCGCCTCGCCCTGGCGCGCACCCTGGGCGCCACGCACACCCTCACCCCGCACGCCGCGCTGCGCGAGGAACTCCTCGACCTCTTCCCGCACGGCTTCGACGTGACGAGCGAAGCGACTGGGGTGCCTGACGTCGTGCAGGGCCTTCCCGCCCTGACCGCCGTGGGCGGCAGCGTCCTGGTGTTCGGCGTGGCCCCCGAAGGCGCCACCGTCGCCCTGAGCCCCTACGACCTGTTCCAGCGCGACCTCACCGTTCTGGGGTCCTTCGCGCTCAACCAGACCGTGCCCCTCGCGCTGGAATGGCTGCGCGCCGGGCGCGTGAACGTGGACCCGCTCATCACGCACCGCCTGCCGCTCACGGGGGTGGAGGACGCCCTCAACATGAAAGCCCGCCCCGGCCTGCAGGGCGCACAGAAGGTCCTGATCAGCCCCCACGCCCCCCAGGAGACCGCATGAGCATCCTTGATCTGTTCCGCCTGGACGGCCGCCACGCCGTCGTGACCGGCGCCGCGCAGGGCATCGGCTTCGAGATTGCCCGCGGGCTCGCCGAAGCCGGCGCGCGCGTCACGATTGCCGACCTGAACCCCGACGTGGGCCATGACGCCGCGCGCAGCATCGGCGCGGCCTTCGAACCGCTCAACGTCACCGATCCGGCCGCCGCGACCGCCCTCGCCGCGAAACTGGGCGGCGCCGACATTCTCGTGAACAACGCCGGAATCGTCCGCAACACCCCGGCCGAAGACACCCCGGATGACGACTGGACGGCCGTGATGCGCGTGAACCTCGACGGGGTGTTCTGGTGCTGCCGGGCCTTCGGACAGCACATGCTCGCCCAGGGCCGGGGCAGCATCGTCAGCACCGCCAGCATGAGCGGCCTGATCAGCAATCACCCGCAGCCGCAGGCGGCGTACAACGCCAGCAAGGCCGGCGTGATTCACCTCACCCGTTCCCTCGCCGGGGAGTGGGCCTCCCGCGGCGTGCGCGTGAACTGCGTCGCGCCCGGCTACACCGCCACGCCCCTCACCAAGCGCGGCCTGGAGACCCCCGAGTGGCGCGAGACCTGGCTGAAGGAAACCCCGATGGGCCGCCTCGCCGAACCCGCCGAGATCGCCCCGGCCGTGCTGTACCTCGCCAGTGACGCCGCCAGTTTCGTCACCGGGCACGCCCTGGTCGTCGACGGCGGCTACACCTGCTGGTAGGTCCCGACCCCCTGAACCGCGCCGGGCGCGGCGGGTGACGCCGCGCCTCCACCGGCCTGAAAGGACTGCTATGACCCTGACCTCAAGAACGTCCGTCCTGTCCGGGCACCGCACCCTGTCCTTCGAGGACCGCGCCGTGCCCGCCCCCGGCCCGCGCGAAGTGCGCGTGCAGGTAAAACGCATCGGGGTGTGCGGCAGCGACGTGCACTACTACACGCACGGCCGCATTGGTGCCTTCGTGGTGCAGGGCCCACTGGTCCTGGGCCACGAGGTGAGCGGCGTGGTCGACGCAGTCGGCCCCGGCGTCACGCACGTGCAGCCCGGCGACCGCGTGGCCCTGGAACCCGGCGTGCCCTGCCGCCGCTGCGCGTACTGCAAGCAGGGCGCGTACAACCTCTGCCCGGACATGACCTTCATGGCCACGCCCCCCGTGAACGGCGCCCTGAGCGAGTTCGTGCTGTGGCCCGACGACTTCGTGTTCCCCGTGCCGGACACGGTCAGTGACGACGCCGCCGCCCTCCTCGAACCCCTGGCAGTGGGCCTGTGGGCCGCCCGGAAGGGCGACGTGCGCCCGGGCCACACGGTCGCGGTGCTGGGCGCCGGCCCGATCGGTTGCACCACCGTGATGGCCGCCCGGGCGGCCGGCGCCACCACCATCATCGCCGTGGACCTGGAGGACTTCCGGCTGGACCTCGCGCGGCGTTCCGGCGCCACGCACACCTTCAATGCCCGCCAGGGCGACCCGCTGGCCTTCATCCGGAACCTCACGCACGGCGGCCTGCCCGCCTCGCACGCCGGGGTGGACGTCGCCTTCGAGACCGCCGGCAGCCTGCCTACCACCCGCCTGACGCTCGCCGCCCCAAAACCCGGCGGGGTGGCCGTACTGGTGGGCCTGCCGCCCGACCCGGAAGTGACGCTCGACATCGTGAGTGCCGCGAGCCGCGAAGTGACCCTGCGCGGGGTGTTCCGCTACGCCAACTGCTACCCGGCGGCCGTGCAGCTGGCCGCGAGTGGCGCTGTGGACCTCGACGCTCTCGTGACCCACCGGTATCCGTTCACGCGGACCCCGGACGCCTTTGCCTTCGCGGACGCCGAGAAGCGCAGCAGCATGAAGGTCATGATCGATGTCAGCTGACCCGGCGCGAGACCTGCTGATCGGGGTGGACGTCGGCACCTACTCCAGCAAGGGCGTCCTGACCGACCTGCGCGGCACGGTGCTGCGCCAGGTGACGCGGACGCATGACATCCACGTGCCTCAGCACGGCCACGTGGAACAGGACGCCGACGCCGTGTGGTGGGCCGACGCGCAGCAGCTGATCCGCACGCTGCTGCAGGGCGTCGACCCCGCGCGGGTGGCGGGGGTGGCGTGCAGCGCGATCGGGCCGACCGTGCTGCCGCTCGACTCGCACGGCCGGCCGCTGCGCCCCGGGATCCTCTACGGCGTGGACACCCGCGCCCAGGCGCAGATCGACGCGCTCAACCGCGAACTGGGCGAAGCCCGCCTCTTCGCGCACAGCGGCATGGCCCTGACCAGCCAGGCCACCGGCCCCAAGATCCGCTGGCTGCGCGAGCACGAACCCGGCGTCTGGGCCCGGACCCACACGCTCACCACCGCCAGCAGCTACCTCACCTACCGCCTGACCGGCCGCCACGTCATGGACCACCACACCGCCGCGCACTGCATGCCGCTGTACGACCCCCGCACCCGCCAGTGGTCGCCGGCGTTCAGCGCCGCGGTGCTCGGCGACCGGGACCTGAGCCGGCTGCCGGACCTGGCGTGGAGTGACGAGCGGGCCGGGGAGGTCACGCCCGAAGCCGGCGCCCTGACCGGCCTGCGCCCCGGCACGCCCGTGGCGGTGGGCACGGTGGACGCCCTGGCCGAGGCGCTCAGTGTGGGCGTGCGGGCCCCGGGTGACCTGATGCTCATGTACGGCTCCACCACGTTCTTCGTGCTGGTGCAGGCGGCCGCCACGCCGGACCCGCGGGTGTGGTCGGTGGGCGGCGCGTTTCCCGGGCAGGTGAACCTCGCGGCCGGCATGGGCACCACCGGCAGCCTGACGCGCTGGATGGCCGACGAGTTCGCGCGGGACCTGCCGACCGAGCAGGCCTACGACGCGCTGTTCGCGGCCGCGCGGGACCTGCCGCCCGGCGCGCAGGGGCTGCTGTGCCTGCCGTACTTCAGCGGGGAACGCACGCCCATCAACGACCCGCAGGCGCGCGGGGTCATCGCGGGCCTGACCCTCTCGCACACCCGGGCGCACCTGTTCCGCGCGGCGCTGGAGGGCGTGGCGTTCGGCATTCGCCACAACCTGGAGGCCTTTGCGGCGCTGGGTGCCGACGTCCGCCGCGTGGTGGCCGTGGGCGGCGGCACGAAAGGCCGGCTCTGGCTGCAGATCGTCAGTGATGTCACCGGCGAGACCCAGCACGTCCCCCCGGTGACGGTCGGGGCGAGTTACGGCGACGCCTTCCTCGCCGGGCTGGCTGCCGGGGTCCTGACCCGGGACGACCTGACCACCTGGGTGGGCCCCGGCCAGCCGGTCACGCCCAATCCCGCGCACCGCGCCCGGTACGACCAGCTGTACAGCCTGTACCGCGACCTGTACCAGCAGACGCGCCCGACAGTGCACGCCCTGAGCGACCACCCCTGAGGCGCCCGCCGGTGGGCAGGCCCAGCGGGCAGACCAGCAGGCGCTGGCCAGGCCTCCCGGGGCACGGCCGCCTGTCAGGCTCCTGGCCCTGAGTCTGCTGGTCTGCCCTGCGCAGACGCACGAGGCGGCCCGGGGATCCGGGCCGCCTGGGATCCGCCGCTGCCGCTACTCGCTGGCCAGGAAAACGTAGCGGGCCGGCAGCAGCGCCGCGACGCCGTACAGGATCGGGCTCACCTGCCGGCCGCGCCGGGCGAGCACCTTCACGGCGCAGTACGTGATCACGCCAAAACTCACGCCGTTGGCGAGACTGAAATCAGCGGCATGGCCACGATGGTCAGGAAGGCCGGCAGACTCTCGCGGAGGTCCTCCCAGTCAATAAAGCGCACGCCGTCCATCATCAGGGCGCCGACCAGAATCAGGGCGGGTGCGGTGGCTGCGCCGGGAATCGCGGCGGCCAGCGGCCACAGGAACATGCTCAGCAGAACAGGACGCCGACCGTCACGGCCGTCAGGCCCGTGCGGCCCCCCTCGCCGATCCCGCTGGCGCTTTCCACGTACGCTGTGGTGGTGCTGGTGCCCATAAACGCCCCGAACATGGCGGCCAGGCCGTCCACGGCGAAGGTGCGCCGGGCGCGCGGCATGTCACCGCGTTCATCCAGGTAGCGGCTTTTCTGCGCCAGGCTGGTGAGGGTGCCGGTCGCGTCGAAGAAATCAACAAAGAAGAACGTGAACACCACGCTCAGCAGGCCGAGGCCCACGGCGCCCGCGAGGTCCAGCTGCCCCACCAGGCTCGCGGGTCACACAGGACTGTCCAGCACGCCCAGCCCCTGCCTGGTGAAGCCCGGGAAGGCCTGGAGCGCGTCGTCCGGTCCGCCCGCGTACACCGGGAGGCGCAGCGCGATCGCCGCGGCGCTGGTGAGCAGGATGCCCCACAGCACGGCCCCCTTTACGCGCCGGACCATCAGCGCGGCCGTGATCAGCACGCCCGCGACCGTCAGGACGGCGCCGGGCGCCGTAAGGTGGCCCAGACCCACGATGGTGGCCGGGTGCTGACCACGATGCCGGCGCTGCGCAGCCCCAGGAAGGCCAGGAACACGCCGATGCCGGCCGTGATGGTGAATTTCTGGCCCAGCGGAATGGCCCGCACGGTCGCCTGCCGGGCACCGAGCACGCTGAGCAGCGCTCCGGAGATGAACACCGCCCCCAGCGCCGTCTGCCACGGCACCCCCAGGCCCTGCACGACGGTGAAGGCAAAAAAGGCGGTCAGGCCCATGCCGGGCGCCTGCGCGAAGGGATAGCGGGCCACGAGGCCCATGGCGAGCGATCCGAAGGCCGAGGCGATCGCCGTGGTCATAAGCAGCTGCACGAACGCGTTCGGCACGGGAATCGCGGCGGACAGCAGTTGGGGATTCACGAACAGGATGTAACTCATGGTCAGAAACGTTGTGATGCCCGCGCGGAGCTCCTGCGCCACGCTGCTGCCCGCAGCACTCAGGCCGAAAAACCGGTCGAGGGCACTCTGGTGGGGGTGGATGTGGTCAGGGCAAGCCTCCTGGGGGCCGCCCCGGAGCGGGACAGCACGAAGGACGCATTACAGCACCCCCGGCCTGCGGCCCATGCCGGGTTCCCTGAGCCGGTAACGGTCCGCTCAGGACGTGGACCGCAGGGCGCCCGAGGTGCCGGTCGCGTGAAACGCGAGGTACGCGCGGGTCACGACGGCCGGATCACTCAGCGGGCCGCCCAGCACGCCTTCCAGCCGCCGCAGCCGGTAGCGCAGGGTGTTCAGGTGCACGTTGAGGGTGCCGGCCAGCTCGGCCAGGGAGCCGCTGTGCGCGAGGTAGGTCCGCAGGGTGAGTTCCAGCTTGCCG is a genomic window of Deinococcus taeanensis containing:
- a CDS encoding sensor domain-containing diguanylate cyclase gives rise to the protein MTSAPLPEQEYARLLALARYDILDTASEETFDRLTRLTARTLRVPGVALNFVDQDRQWGKSCFGVCDTAAPREDSLCAWTILGDSVLSVPDARQDPRFRNSRMVLGDPQVRMYAGAPLITPGGHNIGTLCVFSSEPRTLDPEDEAALQDLAALAVDELELRLQVRTLEGHVSSQKHQLHDLQQVVAHAEVLEHINALLDASLTPQEVTLTVAGALGEAVYADWTGLIAFQNDQMTIQVAHHQPGTNPALLDFAERLPALAGGVTRSLRHVTKTTYLDDYATHPGALPDGVAAGLKAAAWVPLGQHGDTTYLLIAVRAERGSRDAWRASDRALLDAAGRSVRAALVRQTTLDASQQAARQDPLTGIPNRRAFDDELAARVQTGGSFTLALIDLDGFKQVNDVEGHGQGDRVLQVFAAALHHEIREHGRAYRYGGDEFALLLDSLSEDDTLEHVDIAVLAARQVTTVSLGASVGVTAVPAGPCPAGGVLGLLHQTDEAMYTEKRRRQAQRYHRQTAAHTS
- a CDS encoding ferritin-like domain-containing protein, which translates into the protein MTALNELKDLYVEQLRDLHSAETQLLTALPRMEAAATDPQLKAGFHLHLEQTQQQVNRLESIFADLGVSPGGHVCKAMQGLIAEGAEMIGTQAPPAVKDAGLIACAQRVEHYEIAGYGTVARYAQVLGLQQHLETLRATEVEEKQTDTKLTELSDTINQAALRG
- a CDS encoding LacI family DNA-binding transcriptional regulator, with protein sequence MSTIQDVARLAGVSPTTAKRALKEPDKLTPDTLARVQQAIAQLHYEPDQRAGSLRGGQSTTVGLIVGSILEPFFAQFARTTAHVLAEAGYTLILSENEYSAQRELPELRRLYGQRVAGIMLRPGYGQDSHEYLARLLSRGVAITEFDYRPPHHDAPSVTLDNAGAMREAVTHLHALGHRRIAALGTYHPVIHPEERSRAFPDIMNALGLTVPAEYQQITLLTEDTAYRLTHDLLNLPAPPTALIALTGAQASGAYRALRERGLRLPHDLSLVTFDNYPWTSLVDPPITVLEQPVEAMAEQAARQMLALLGHGELPGPHVVLTARLIQRGSTAPPPAPAITRGPPGPP
- a CDS encoding ABC transporter substrate-binding protein yields the protein MHRIALLALTAALSTQATAATITIATVNNPDMVTMQKLTPEFNKKYPDIQVKWVTLPENELRQKITLDVASGAGSFDIATVGAYEVPIWAKNGWLAPLTPLFAKNAALAKSYNVADILPGVRSALTVNGNLYAVPFYAESSMTFYNKDLFKAAGLTMPANPTWTQVQTFASKIHNPAKGVYGVCLRGLPGWGENMALFSTMVNTFGGRWFDPSWQAQLNSPAWKNAMTFYVNLVKRYGPPGATGNGFTENLTLMSQGKCGMWVDATVAAGFLSDPSSSKITKSVGFAAAPTSTTPRGSNWYWSWNLAIPKSTKQEDAAFKFITWATSQEYIALVAKTKGTWASVPPGTRTSTYSNANYKKAAGAFSGQVLSAINRADVNKATKDPVPYTGIQYVAIPEFQALGTQVGQYLAGALSGQYSVDQALKLAQDAATKTAREGGYQK
- a CDS encoding carbohydrate ABC transporter permease is translated as MTATAAAHAGTRPSPKRGLRLTPMALIWPAMLYLILTTQVPFFMTVYYSFFRYNLAIPGARPFVGLDNYRNLLSDPQNLHILGNTVVLAGGTLLLTLLLGATLALLLNRDFPGRALLRTLLISSFLIMPVVTAVVWKNMLLNPVFGFFSWLVTRLGGHPVDWLAQYPMASVIGMITWEWTPFAMLILLTGLQSLPDDQLEAARLDGASPWQEFRYVVLPHWTQAIQVVVLMETIALLQVYGEIYGSTSGGPGIATTNLPYFIYQKAFAEYNIGLASAAGVITVVLTNLLAVYLLKLISRTHSGRGD
- a CDS encoding carbohydrate ABC transporter permease, translated to MPAPHLPRHRLQGGLLTLLTYLLALAFLFPLVWMFMAAFKTEAQAFAVPPVFVFTPVFENFQHALGSYFPALRNSLVAAVGSTVLAFILGLPAAFALAVYPTRRAQGVLTWMLSTKFMPAVGVIVPLFLLFRNLHLLDTLPGLILMYTTMNLPLVVWMMHSYMTEIPYAIYEAAKVDGASVAQEFFGIAMPLSTPGMAATALLCLIFAWNEVFFALNLTNSDAAPLSVFISQFKTSEGLFWAQMSAAATLTVLPVLIFGWVAQRQLVRGLSFGAVK
- a CDS encoding zinc-dependent alcohol dehydrogenase family protein, which encodes MTRTMPAAVITAPGQVEQRELPVPDPGPGQVRIRVHATGVCGTDLHLLHGHFGAQFPLVAGHEISGTVDAVGAGVLNVREGDPVTVDPNLYCGQCHACQRGLFQHCEHHEALGVTLPGGFATHTLCPATNVYPAHGLTLDQAAFAEPLGCVAWGMQRLRPRPGSTALVFGAGAIGLLLMQGLQASGCSRVTVVDPVEGRLALARTLGATHTLTPHAALREELLDLFPHGFDVTSEATGVPDVVQGLPALTAVGGSVLVFGVAPEGATVALSPYDLFQRDLTVLGSFALNQTVPLALEWLRAGRVNVDPLITHRLPLTGVEDALNMKARPGLQGAQKVLISPHAPQETA
- a CDS encoding glucose 1-dehydrogenase; this translates as MSILDLFRLDGRHAVVTGAAQGIGFEIARGLAEAGARVTIADLNPDVGHDAARSIGAAFEPLNVTDPAAATALAAKLGGADILVNNAGIVRNTPAEDTPDDDWTAVMRVNLDGVFWCCRAFGQHMLAQGRGSIVSTASMSGLISNHPQPQAAYNASKAGVIHLTRSLAGEWASRGVRVNCVAPGYTATPLTKRGLETPEWRETWLKETPMGRLAEPAEIAPAVLYLASDAASFVTGHALVVDGGYTCW